One stretch of Sander vitreus isolate 19-12246 chromosome 16, sanVit1, whole genome shotgun sequence DNA includes these proteins:
- the LOC144531846 gene encoding lysozyme C-like, giving the protein MRCLVFLLFVALASAKNYQRCEWARVLKNYGMNNYLGISLADWVCLCKWESNYNTEAINHNTDGSTDYGIFQINSRWWCTDGLTPTTNACNINCKELLTDNVQVAIDCAKRVVRDPNGIRAWVGWRNHCENRDLSSYLAGCGL; this is encoded by the exons ATGAGGTGTCTTGTGTTTCTGCTCTTCGTGGCATTGGCCAGCGCCAAGAACTACCAGCGCTGTGAATGGGCCCGAGTGCTGAAGAATTATGGGATGAACAACTACCTCGGCATAAGCCTGGCTGACT GGGTTTGTCTGTGCAAGTGGGAGTCGAATTACAACACTGAAGCCATCAACCACAACACAGACGGATCCACTGACTATGGCATCTTCCAGATCAACAGCCGCTGGTGGTGTACTGACGGCCTCACGCCCACGACGAACGCATGCAACATTAATTGCAAAG AGCTTCTGACCGACAATGTCCAAGTGGCGATCGATTGTGCCAAGCGCGTCGTTAGGGATCCCAACGGCATCAGGGCCTG GGTGGGCTGGCGCAATCACTGCGAGAACCGCGACCTGAGCTCCTATTTGGCAGGATGTGGTCTTTAA